One stretch of Pontiella desulfatans DNA includes these proteins:
- a CDS encoding HEAT repeat domain-containing protein produces the protein MKKPTFRTAMIITVLTVLALYGYGCRLIFNGVETYTRDAQATYGGEPAMALIALVEDESASFEKRNSAIWALGQLGDKRALLALHKLDTGEIQNPPYDSTAYIVQYSVEKAISQINRFSIVRWMYRWLD, from the coding sequence ATGAAGAAGCCAACCTTCAGAACCGCAATGATCATCACCGTCCTAACGGTGCTGGCTCTCTATGGCTATGGATGCCGCCTCATCTTCAACGGTGTCGAAACCTACACCCGGGACGCGCAGGCAACCTATGGAGGGGAACCGGCCATGGCCTTGATTGCATTGGTTGAGGATGAAAGTGCCTCGTTCGAAAAACGCAACAGCGCCATCTGGGCGCTGGGGCAGCTCGGCGACAAACGGGCGCTGCTGGCCCTGCACAAGCTCGATACCGGTGAAATCCAGAATCCGCCCTACGATTCAACCGCCTACATCGTCCAATATTCGGTAGAGAAAGCCATCAGCCAAATCAACCGCTTCAGCATCGTCCGCTGGATGTACCGTTGGCTGGACTAG
- a CDS encoding ABC-F family ATP-binding cassette domain-containing protein, whose amino-acid sequence MISTSKITMRFGQTTLFEDVSVKFTPGNRYGLIGANGSGKSTFMKILTGQQDQTEGEVAIGHGCTLGYLRQDHSAFDKHSIIDTVYMGNPVLWKLHCEREYLYSKDELTDEENDRCGHIEEEFGDAGGYTMEAEAATLLIGLGFTEDLFAQGMTVLQGGFKLRVLLAQVLFGQPDILLLDEPTNHLDMESIEWLVELLKRYNGTLITISHDRFFLNQVCTHIADLDYHEIRMFPGNYDDFTIASLDARDLQEKANKKVEKQAQELKAFISRFSSNASKAKQATSRKKTLDKLEITKFKPSSRVSPFIRFNPKKRLGDKVLKAKGVSKSYDEEIFSNFSCTIGPEERVAIIGKNGIGKTTLLNILCNQLKADTGKVIPGETVELSIFPQDTSALLDADVSALDWLSRYAEPGTSEVELRSFMGRMLFRGEDCWKKVGVLSGGEKARLIISKMTMEGGNVLALDEPTNHLDLESIEALNFGLSLFPNTLLFVSHDHRFIATLATRILEVTEDGIIDYPGTLDDYEAMKKSRKA is encoded by the coding sequence ATGATTTCAACATCCAAGATCACGATGCGTTTCGGCCAAACCACCCTCTTCGAGGATGTGTCGGTTAAGTTCACGCCGGGCAACCGCTATGGATTGATCGGGGCCAACGGTTCCGGCAAATCAACCTTCATGAAAATACTGACCGGCCAACAGGACCAGACCGAAGGCGAGGTGGCGATCGGCCATGGCTGCACGCTGGGTTATCTGCGGCAGGACCACTCGGCCTTCGACAAGCACTCGATCATCGATACGGTCTACATGGGCAATCCGGTGCTCTGGAAGCTGCATTGCGAGCGCGAATACCTCTATTCGAAGGATGAACTCACCGATGAAGAGAACGACCGGTGCGGGCATATCGAGGAGGAGTTCGGCGATGCCGGCGGCTACACGATGGAGGCCGAAGCGGCCACCTTGCTCATCGGCCTCGGCTTTACGGAGGATTTGTTCGCGCAGGGCATGACCGTGCTGCAGGGCGGCTTTAAGCTGCGCGTCCTGCTGGCGCAGGTGCTGTTTGGCCAGCCCGACATCCTGCTGCTCGACGAACCGACCAACCATCTCGACATGGAATCGATCGAGTGGCTCGTTGAACTGCTCAAGCGCTACAACGGAACGCTCATCACCATTTCGCACGACCGCTTCTTCCTGAATCAGGTCTGCACCCATATCGCCGATTTGGACTACCACGAAATCCGCATGTTCCCCGGTAACTACGACGACTTTACCATCGCCAGCCTCGATGCCCGCGACCTGCAGGAGAAGGCGAACAAGAAGGTTGAAAAGCAGGCCCAGGAATTGAAGGCGTTCATTTCCCGTTTCAGCTCCAACGCCTCCAAGGCAAAGCAGGCCACCTCGCGAAAGAAAACCCTCGATAAACTCGAAATCACCAAGTTCAAGCCCAGCAGCCGCGTCTCGCCGTTCATCCGCTTTAATCCAAAGAAGCGCCTCGGCGACAAGGTGCTCAAGGCCAAGGGGGTTTCCAAGTCGTACGATGAAGAAATCTTCAGCAACTTTTCCTGCACCATCGGCCCCGAGGAACGCGTCGCCATCATTGGTAAGAACGGGATCGGGAAAACAACGCTGCTGAACATCCTTTGCAACCAGCTAAAAGCCGATACCGGCAAAGTCATCCCCGGGGAAACCGTTGAACTCAGCATCTTCCCGCAGGATACCTCGGCGCTGCTGGATGCCGACGTCTCCGCGTTGGACTGGCTCAGCCGCTACGCCGAGCCCGGCACCTCCGAGGTCGAGCTGCGCTCCTTCATGGGCCGCATGCTCTTCCGCGGCGAGGATTGCTGGAAAAAGGTCGGTGTCCTTAGCGGCGGCGAAAAGGCCCGCCTCATCATTTCGAAAATGACGATGGAAGGGGGCAACGTGCTGGCGCTCGACGAACCAACCAACCACCTCGACCTCGAATCCATCGAGGCGCTCAACTTTGGCCTTTCGCTGTTCCCGAACACCCTGCTCTTCGTTTCGCACGACCACCGCTTCATCGCCACCCTCGCCACCCGCATCCTCGAAGTCACCGAAGACGGCATCATCGACTATCCCGGCACCCTCGATGACTACGAAGCCATGAAAAAAAGCCGCAAAGCCTAA
- a CDS encoding general secretion pathway protein GspB, protein MDWQPIAVNVLIGTLVPGVVLWLIGKKVQYDFEFWKLLLITSSAALVKQIPFGGIWISIPVYYILFCLQTGIDYLEAMWMTFLAFLVYAAAGFLLMMVAGSLWANHLDEVLAEEPAMEVVAPFEAEPQEPPKPTLAKKPPPAPAPPKPLANAPEWLREKYTVSGIAESRGERRAIINGSIVPEGEELEPGVILQRIGMNHVVIRTGNTSYQLDIRTGIPAQ, encoded by the coding sequence ATGGATTGGCAACCGATTGCGGTGAATGTGCTCATCGGCACGCTGGTGCCCGGCGTGGTGCTTTGGCTGATTGGCAAGAAAGTCCAGTACGACTTCGAGTTCTGGAAACTGCTGCTGATCACCAGCTCCGCCGCACTCGTGAAGCAGATTCCGTTTGGCGGCATCTGGATCAGCATCCCGGTCTACTACATCCTGTTCTGCCTGCAGACGGGCATCGACTATCTGGAAGCCATGTGGATGACCTTCCTCGCATTCCTGGTCTACGCCGCGGCGGGCTTCCTGCTGATGATGGTTGCCGGCTCGCTCTGGGCCAACCACCTGGATGAAGTGCTCGCCGAGGAACCGGCGATGGAAGTCGTGGCCCCGTTTGAGGCGGAACCCCAGGAACCCCCCAAACCAACCCTGGCGAAAAAACCACCCCCGGCCCCGGCACCACCGAAACCGCTTGCAAACGCGCCCGAATGGCTCAGGGAAAAGTATACGGTTTCAGGCATTGCGGAAAGCCGGGGGGAACGGCGGGCCATCATCAACGGCAGCATTGTTCCCGAAGGAGAGGAGCTCGAACCCGGCGTGATCCTCCAACGGATCGGAATGAACCACGTTGTCATCCGCACCGGCAACACGAGCTACCAGCTCGACATCCGCACCGGCATACCGGCGCAGTAG
- a CDS encoding IS630 family transposase, with protein sequence MKLARAEWMAMQGQLDIARLVFIDEAGAKTNMTRLYGRSPKNERAYDHAPHGHWCTTTMISSIRFNGETACMAIDAATSGDVFRAYVEQVLAPTLRVGDIVVLDNLSAHKDKASLQLIEEAGAEVWFLPPYSPDLNPIEKMWSKVKQLLRGEKARSLESLFDAIGAALGCVSAADAQGWFASCGYSLN encoded by the coding sequence GTGAAACTCGCACGGGCTGAGTGGATGGCCATGCAAGGGCAACTTGACATTGCTCGGTTGGTCTTTATTGATGAGGCTGGAGCCAAGACCAATATGACTCGGCTGTACGGACGCTCGCCGAAAAATGAGCGGGCTTACGATCACGCCCCGCATGGCCATTGGTGTACCACCACCATGATCTCCTCCATTCGTTTCAACGGAGAAACAGCCTGCATGGCGATTGATGCCGCCACAAGCGGCGATGTATTCCGTGCCTATGTCGAACAGGTTCTAGCTCCGACTCTTCGAGTGGGCGATATCGTTGTGCTTGATAACCTCTCGGCTCATAAGGACAAGGCTTCGTTACAGTTGATCGAAGAAGCTGGGGCAGAGGTTTGGTTCCTTCCGCCCTACAGTCCTGATCTCAATCCCATCGAAAAGATGTGGAGCAAAGTAAAGCAATTGCTTCGCGGGGAAAAAGCGCGCTCCCTGGAATCTCTGTTTGATGCGATCGGCGCTGCCTTAGGGTGCGTTAGTGCGGCGGATGCTCAAGGTTGGTTTGCCTCATGCGGCTACAGTTTAAATTAA
- the ovoA gene encoding 5-histidylcysteine sulfoxide synthase: MEFITQNIDLASGDAEAKRAGIKGYFNATWKLYERLFDTLASDEVFYNRPQPLRHPLIFYFGHTAVFFVNKLMLAKLIDRRVDARMESVFAIGVDEMSWDDLNEDHYDWPSVAETRAYRNQVQVVVNELIDTVDFSMPIDWESPLWPVVMGIEHERIHLETSSVLIRQLDLASVKPSPLFPVCPDVGDAPENRLLDVPGGAVELGKGKGHHLYGWDNEYGKASFGVTDFQASKYLVSNREFLSFMEDGGYADDRWWDAEGRAWRNYHQAAMPEFWRGEPGAFRLRLMTEEIPLPPNWPAEVCYLEAKAFCNWKGEQTGQAIRMPDEAEYRRMLQVAGLEAEHHESPVAANWNLEHYASSVPVDTFAHGDFFDLVGNVWQWNETPIYGFDGFEVHPLYDDFSVPTFDNRHNLIKGGSWISTGNEIALHSRYAFRRHFYQHAGFRYVASERMVKKEFDVYETDALISQYCEFHYGEPCFGVPNFPQTMALLALDAMDGRKKGRALDIGCSVGRCAFELADAFDAVDALDFSARFVQVGARLQRSGRIRYERIEEGDLVSLHEHSLKELGLHGEYSNINFMQQDATNMKSEFSGYDLVVAANLIDRLNDPARFLRDIRTRMNPGGVLLIASPYTWLEEFTKKEKWLGGFKRDGEPVTTLDGLHAELDAGFALQGSPLRVPFVIRETKNKHQHTLSEVTVWIRK; encoded by the coding sequence ATGGAGTTCATCACGCAGAACATCGATCTTGCTTCCGGCGATGCCGAGGCCAAGCGCGCCGGGATCAAAGGGTACTTCAATGCAACCTGGAAGCTCTACGAACGATTGTTCGATACCCTCGCTTCCGATGAAGTCTTCTACAACCGCCCGCAGCCGTTGCGGCACCCGCTGATTTTCTATTTCGGCCACACGGCCGTCTTTTTCGTCAATAAGCTCATGCTCGCGAAGCTGATCGACCGCCGTGTCGATGCGCGTATGGAATCGGTCTTTGCGATCGGTGTGGATGAAATGAGCTGGGACGACCTGAACGAAGACCACTATGATTGGCCGTCGGTCGCCGAAACCCGCGCGTATCGCAATCAAGTCCAGGTCGTGGTGAACGAGTTGATTGACACCGTGGATTTTTCCATGCCGATCGACTGGGAGAGCCCGTTGTGGCCCGTGGTGATGGGGATCGAGCACGAGCGCATCCACCTGGAAACCAGCTCCGTGTTGATCCGGCAGCTCGACCTCGCCTCCGTTAAGCCGAGTCCGCTTTTTCCAGTCTGCCCCGACGTTGGCGATGCACCTGAAAACCGCCTGCTCGATGTGCCGGGCGGAGCGGTGGAGCTTGGCAAGGGCAAGGGGCACCACCTCTATGGCTGGGACAATGAATATGGAAAGGCATCGTTTGGTGTAACGGATTTCCAGGCATCGAAATATTTAGTCAGCAACCGGGAATTCCTTTCCTTCATGGAGGATGGCGGATATGCGGACGACCGCTGGTGGGATGCGGAGGGGCGGGCCTGGCGGAACTATCACCAGGCGGCCATGCCCGAGTTTTGGCGTGGCGAGCCGGGCGCCTTCCGCCTGCGCCTGATGACGGAAGAGATCCCGCTGCCGCCCAACTGGCCGGCGGAGGTTTGCTATCTGGAGGCCAAGGCCTTCTGCAATTGGAAGGGCGAACAAACGGGGCAGGCCATCCGCATGCCGGATGAGGCGGAATACCGCCGGATGCTCCAGGTGGCCGGGCTGGAGGCCGAGCACCACGAGTCGCCGGTTGCCGCCAACTGGAACCTGGAGCACTATGCCTCCTCCGTCCCGGTCGATACCTTTGCGCACGGCGACTTCTTCGATCTCGTCGGCAATGTTTGGCAATGGAACGAAACCCCGATCTATGGCTTCGACGGTTTCGAGGTTCATCCGCTCTACGACGATTTTTCGGTGCCGACGTTCGACAACCGGCACAACCTGATCAAAGGGGGCTCGTGGATCTCCACCGGTAACGAGATTGCCCTGCATAGCCGCTATGCATTCCGTCGCCATTTCTATCAGCATGCCGGGTTCCGCTATGTCGCTTCCGAGCGGATGGTGAAGAAGGAGTTCGATGTTTATGAAACCGATGCGCTGATCTCGCAGTATTGCGAGTTCCACTATGGCGAACCCTGTTTCGGCGTGCCCAACTTTCCGCAGACCATGGCGCTGCTGGCCCTCGATGCCATGGATGGGCGGAAAAAGGGCCGGGCGCTGGATATCGGCTGTTCCGTGGGGCGGTGCGCCTTCGAGCTGGCCGATGCGTTTGATGCGGTCGATGCACTCGATTTCTCGGCGCGCTTTGTGCAGGTCGGCGCCCGGCTGCAACGCAGCGGGAGAATCCGCTATGAGCGGATCGAGGAGGGGGACTTGGTTTCGTTGCATGAACACTCCCTGAAGGAACTCGGCCTGCACGGTGAATATTCCAACATTAACTTCATGCAGCAGGATGCCACCAACATGAAATCCGAGTTTTCAGGTTATGACCTCGTCGTGGCGGCCAACTTGATCGACCGCCTTAACGATCCCGCCCGCTTCCTTCGCGATATTCGGACGCGCATGAATCCCGGCGGCGTCTTGCTGATCGCCTCGCCCTACACCTGGCTGGAGGAGTTCACGAAAAAGGAAAAGTGGCTGGGCGGCTTCAAGCGCGATGGCGAACCCGTGACGACGCTCGACGGCCTGCACGCCGAGCTCGATGCAGGTTTCGCGCTGCAAGGCTCGCCGCTAAGGGTTCCGTTCGTCATCCGTGAAACCAAAAACAAGCACCAGCACACCCTTTCGGAAGTAACGGTATGGATAAGGAAGTAG
- a CDS encoding AlkZ-related protein yields MKVKTIEDAREFVKEVKICTIFPSGKVEHTSLWEQVDLPDKQPGESGWGVKMGAVWTWKNQLPADYPNEIYYGKIKGGFAVLMEMDHLSGTHFPAAYQPVESLNPLAQRIFEYIRNEPWTTTELRNEVVSACGCSKSQFDTALKNLQISMNVVRDCEAEQDTWLTFQEVYADIWNQHVPDGV; encoded by the coding sequence ATGAAGGTTAAGACCATTGAAGACGCGCGCGAGTTCGTTAAGGAAGTGAAGATCTGCACCATCTTCCCTTCCGGCAAAGTGGAGCACACTTCCCTGTGGGAACAGGTGGATTTGCCGGACAAGCAACCGGGTGAATCCGGCTGGGGCGTAAAGATGGGGGCGGTCTGGACGTGGAAGAACCAGTTGCCCGCCGACTACCCGAACGAAATCTACTACGGGAAGATCAAGGGCGGATTCGCAGTCCTGATGGAGATGGACCATCTCTCCGGAACCCATTTCCCGGCGGCCTATCAACCGGTCGAATCGCTCAACCCGCTTGCGCAGCGAATCTTTGAATACATCCGCAACGAACCCTGGACCACCACCGAGCTGCGCAACGAGGTGGTTAGCGCATGCGGCTGTTCAAAAAGCCAGTTCGACACCGCCCTTAAGAACCTGCAAATCTCGATGAACGTCGTGCGCGACTGCGAGGCCGAACAAGACACCTGGCTCACCTTCCAGGAGGTCTATGCCGACATTTGGAACCAACACGTTCCGGATGGGGTTTGA
- a CDS encoding DUF6691 family protein gives MNLIAAILIGTFFGFVLQKSGAANPQRITEMLRLKDFHLMKAILLGIGLGSLLLFILLALGLADPGHLSVKTAYTGVIAGGALMGVGWAVSGFCPGTGLVAAGALRKDALFFILGGLVGALLFTLLYGALESTPMFHAIGGGKATLAETGVEGYTALIPAIPPLVIAGGIGIGFIIIAWLLPQDRTPE, from the coding sequence ATGAATCTCATTGCAGCCATTCTGATCGGTACATTCTTCGGGTTCGTTCTTCAAAAATCGGGGGCGGCAAACCCCCAGCGCATCACCGAGATGTTGCGCCTAAAGGATTTCCATCTCATGAAAGCCATTCTCCTGGGCATTGGACTCGGTAGCTTGCTGCTCTTCATCCTGTTGGCCCTGGGTCTTGCCGACCCGGGGCATCTGAGTGTGAAAACGGCCTACACCGGCGTAATCGCCGGGGGCGCCCTCATGGGCGTGGGCTGGGCGGTTTCCGGATTCTGCCCCGGCACCGGACTCGTTGCCGCCGGAGCCCTGCGAAAAGATGCGCTCTTCTTTATTCTCGGCGGCCTCGTCGGCGCGTTGCTCTTCACCCTGCTTTATGGCGCACTGGAATCCACGCCAATGTTCCATGCCATCGGTGGCGGCAAGGCAACACTGGCGGAAACCGGAGTCGAGGGCTATACCGCCTTGATCCCCGCCATCCCTCCCCTGGTTATCGCCGGAGGCATCGGCATCGGGTTCATCATCATTGCTTGGTTGCTCCCGCAAGACCGCACGCCCGAATAA
- a CDS encoding MalY/PatB family protein: MDKEVVYDFDTPVSRAGTFAEKYEARERFFGKADVEPFWVADMDLPSPGFLVDALRERLGHPMFGYTEQYGQVFDAIGWWMNDQHGVEVDRNWISLSPSVVASISVAVQTMAEPGESVVVLSPVYGPFFSCTTINGRSVADCRLTVGQGRFEIDFDALEKHVSQPETKMLILCNPHNPGGRIWSRDELERLARLCADNDTVVLSDEIHCDIVYPPQHHVSMLGIDAARENLIVAHSIGKTFNASGLQASFTIIPDARLRSRFRAGLDRSHAGDVNLLGKVALARALSPEGAEYKRQLVAYLHENTRQVCDRLRLLEGAEVMEPEATFLVWCDFRKFGAWQEVFARLVNEANVALSGGTFFGAAGEGWFRVNCAHPRSLLLPAVDRIVDAFG; the protein is encoded by the coding sequence ATGGATAAGGAAGTAGTCTACGATTTCGACACGCCTGTTTCCCGTGCCGGCACCTTTGCCGAAAAATATGAAGCGCGCGAACGCTTTTTCGGGAAGGCCGACGTCGAACCCTTCTGGGTGGCGGATATGGATTTGCCCTCGCCCGGTTTTTTGGTGGATGCCCTGCGCGAACGGCTCGGGCATCCCATGTTTGGCTACACCGAGCAATATGGCCAGGTGTTCGACGCCATCGGCTGGTGGATGAACGACCAGCATGGTGTTGAGGTGGATCGCAATTGGATTTCGCTTTCGCCCTCGGTGGTCGCGAGCATCTCGGTTGCCGTGCAAACCATGGCCGAACCCGGCGAATCGGTGGTGGTGCTTTCGCCCGTCTATGGCCCCTTCTTTTCCTGCACCACCATCAACGGGCGCTCGGTTGCCGATTGCCGTTTGACCGTGGGGCAGGGGCGCTTTGAAATCGATTTCGATGCGCTGGAGAAACACGTGAGCCAGCCGGAAACCAAAATGCTCATCCTCTGCAATCCCCACAATCCCGGGGGGCGGATCTGGAGCAGGGACGAGCTTGAAAGGCTGGCCCGCCTCTGCGCGGACAACGATACCGTGGTCTTGAGCGACGAAATTCATTGCGATATTGTCTATCCCCCGCAGCATCATGTTTCCATGCTCGGCATCGATGCCGCACGGGAAAACCTGATCGTCGCCCATTCGATCGGGAAAACCTTCAATGCCAGCGGACTCCAGGCCTCTTTCACCATCATTCCCGATGCCCGGCTGCGTTCGCGGTTCCGGGCCGGGCTCGACCGCTCCCATGCCGGCGACGTCAATTTGCTCGGCAAGGTGGCCTTGGCCCGCGCGCTTTCGCCGGAAGGGGCCGAATACAAACGCCAGCTGGTGGCCTATCTCCACGAAAACACGCGGCAGGTCTGCGACCGGTTGCGGTTGCTGGAGGGTGCCGAGGTGATGGAGCCGGAGGCCACTTTTCTCGTCTGGTGCGACTTCCGGAAATTCGGGGCATGGCAGGAGGTCTTTGCACGATTAGTCAACGAGGCCAACGTGGCGCTCTCTGGCGGTACCTTTTTCGGTGCGGCGGGCGAGGGCTGGTTCCGTGTCAATTGCGCGCACCCGCGCTCGCTCCTGTTGCCCGCCGTTGACCGCATCGTCGATGCCTTCGGCTAA
- a CDS encoding type 1 periplasmic-binding domain-containing protein, producing the protein MPTPGSSHALVLAITTPPAEAAAKLKLYLDASKYAAIAVVHGNSKSAAKAFDLAKQRYATKRGVVWITDSELLNNITDMPAASKKLFRPVDGYLMTFISPQNKRIEEKLKRFKLNTLNIDECYLKTKTA; encoded by the coding sequence ATGCCAACACCTGGATCATCCCACGCATTAGTTCTTGCAATAACAACCCCGCCAGCTGAAGCAGCGGCAAAGTTAAAGCTATATCTTGATGCTTCAAAATATGCTGCAATCGCTGTCGTTCATGGGAACAGCAAGAGTGCTGCCAAAGCATTCGACCTAGCTAAACAGCGCTATGCCACCAAGCGCGGTGTCGTGTGGATTACCGATTCCGAACTCCTGAACAATATCACGGACATGCCCGCAGCTTCCAAAAAACTATTCAGGCCGGTTGATGGTTACCTGATGACCTTCATCAGCCCCCAAAACAAACGAATCGAAGAGAAATTGAAACGTTTCAAGCTCAACACATTGAATATCGATGAGTGCTATCTGAAGACTAAAACAGCATAG
- a CDS encoding IS630 transposase-related protein → MSTLSLDLRQRILATYDAGEGTRQDIADRYKVSLGMVKKLLSQRKRTGDIAPLHSHSGRKPYFTQEHRKQMKTLIDRQPDITLWEIREQLELDCTLPAIHYVLKDMGMSFKKNASRQRARARRRETRTG, encoded by the coding sequence ATGAGCACTCTATCACTGGATCTACGCCAGAGAATTCTGGCCACCTACGATGCCGGAGAAGGAACCCGGCAGGACATTGCTGACCGATACAAGGTATCGCTTGGTATGGTAAAGAAGCTCCTCTCGCAACGGAAGCGAACCGGCGATATCGCCCCGCTTCACAGCCATTCAGGAAGAAAACCCTACTTCACCCAAGAGCACCGGAAGCAGATGAAAACGCTGATTGATCGGCAACCTGATATCACGTTGTGGGAGATCCGAGAGCAACTGGAGCTCGATTGCACGCTGCCTGCCATTCACTATGTACTCAAGGACATGGGGATGAGCTTTAAAAAAAACGCTTCACGCCAGCGAGCAAGGGCGCGAAGACGTGAAACTCGCACGGGCTGA
- a CDS encoding YeeE/YedE thiosulfate transporter family protein yields the protein MWAPNRCNPSRTRTGVMKKFLYQKQWSWKASGIALGLAFLLAVVVVKPIGVSTQFVIFDGMVWNLFSSDLVVEDDSAASGYASTNPYLNKSGGKYAKSIAKPLNYSFVFVLAMIAGGFLASRLQSDRQPGNRVAPEVWRNRFGHSSGKRYLVVFAGGVLVLFGSRLAGGCTSGHMMSGMMQTSLSGYLFAMGAFACAIPTAILMFRKGK from the coding sequence CTGTGGGCACCAAATCGTTGCAATCCTTCACGGACAAGGACAGGTGTCATGAAAAAATTCCTCTATCAGAAACAATGGAGCTGGAAAGCCAGCGGGATCGCGCTGGGCCTTGCCTTCCTGCTCGCCGTGGTGGTGGTCAAGCCGATCGGGGTCTCCACCCAGTTCGTCATCTTCGACGGAATGGTCTGGAACCTGTTTTCAAGCGACCTGGTGGTTGAGGACGACTCGGCGGCATCGGGCTATGCGAGCACCAATCCCTATTTGAACAAGAGCGGCGGGAAATATGCAAAGAGCATCGCCAAACCATTGAACTACAGCTTTGTTTTCGTGCTCGCCATGATCGCGGGCGGGTTCCTGGCCTCCCGTCTCCAGTCCGACCGGCAGCCCGGAAACCGGGTGGCACCGGAAGTCTGGCGCAACCGGTTTGGCCACTCATCCGGCAAACGCTATCTGGTGGTCTTTGCCGGCGGCGTGCTGGTTCTGTTTGGATCGCGCCTCGCCGGGGGATGCACCAGCGGACACATGATGAGCGGAATGATGCAAACCTCGCTGAGCGGCTACCTGTTTGCAATGGGTGCGTTTGCGTGTGCCATCCCGACCGCCATTCTGATGTTCAGGAAGGGGAAATAG
- a CDS encoding group I truncated hemoglobin gives MADSLYERLGGSEGINRIASDALDNHLANPRIKSRYEHLDNLEAVRKGAANFFISATGGPDVYEGKNMIETHKGMNIDEAEFMAVVDDILDSLDKNSIAQREQEEVLFALYSLRREIVGV, from the coding sequence ATGGCAGACTCATTATATGAACGACTCGGCGGATCGGAAGGCATTAACCGGATCGCAAGCGATGCGTTGGACAATCATCTGGCCAACCCGAGGATCAAATCCCGCTATGAACATCTGGACAACCTTGAAGCGGTGCGGAAGGGCGCGGCCAACTTCTTCATTTCAGCGACCGGAGGCCCGGATGTCTACGAAGGCAAGAACATGATTGAAACGCATAAGGGCATGAACATCGACGAAGCGGAGTTCATGGCCGTGGTGGACGACATCCTTGACTCGCTGGACAAGAACAGCATTGCCCAACGGGAGCAGGAGGAAGTGCTCTTTGCCCTCTACAGCCTGCGGCGGGAAATCGTGGGCGTCTGA